The following proteins are co-located in the Nitrospirota bacterium genome:
- a CDS encoding PIN domain nuclease: MIVADTTVWIDFLEARATPQDLHLTRLIEEGAPVGLTDMIYCEVLQGIGPDATFRRTRELLRAFPILCVSGLETFEEASAIYRACRKKGLTIRSTVDCLIAAVCLEAGAELFHNDRDFDAIAKVRGLRLHRMLPKEVV, from the coding sequence ATGATCGTCGCGGACACCACAGTCTGGATTGATTTCCTGGAGGCCAGGGCGACGCCGCAGGACCTCCATCTCACGCGCCTCATTGAGGAGGGCGCGCCTGTTGGGCTCACGGACATGATCTACTGTGAAGTGCTGCAGGGGATCGGGCCGGACGCAACCTTTCGAAGGACTCGTGAGCTCTTGCGGGCTTTTCCCATCCTCTGCGTCAGCGGCCTTGAGACGTTCGAGGAAGCTTCGGCGATCTACCGGGCCTGCCGCAAGAAGGGATTGACGATCCGCAGCACCGTGGACTGTCTGATTGCGGCCGTCTGTCTGGAGGCCGGGGCGGAGCTGTTCCACAACGATCGGGACTTCGACGCGATTGCCAAGGTGCGCGGCCTCCGGCTTCATCGGATGTTGCCCAAAGAGGTTGTCTAA
- a CDS encoding type II toxin-antitoxin system VapB family antitoxin: MARTNIDLDSRLVREGLRLYKCKSKRELVNLALKQLLRDAKRKEILTLRGRVKWEGDLAALRRSRS; this comes from the coding sequence GTGGCAAGAACCAACATTGATCTCGACAGCCGCCTGGTCCGGGAGGGCTTGCGACTCTACAAGTGCAAATCGAAGCGGGAGCTGGTGAATTTGGCGTTGAAACAGCTCCTCAGGGACGCCAAGCGGAAAGAGATCTTGACCCTGCGCGGGCGAGTTAAGTGGGAAGGCGATCTGGCGGCGCTGCGCCGTAGCCGATCATGA
- a CDS encoding ChaN family lipoprotein: MVRALRRRVFSAAFLLLWLLLTQSLLPWAAEPSSESGDSLPLFREWQVWEVKSGKPIPFEQLAPDLAAVDVIYLGEEHHNRWHIEAALLVLRSLLDRGRRPILAVEMFGWDGQEALDRYLADPSEARDRFLRESLWEQNWGGAFEDYEPLVRLAREQRLAVLALNPPKSLVRKVAMQGLSRAKDDPEMARWGMKEEVLVEEPAYREIIVNQLRLCHGGMADDAYERMYEASVFRDEGMAKTIADRLKAAGAAQQTEPLGPIVSYTGSGHIQYRLPVPDRVSRRAESVRQVTIYLSSYDPSRAEEIRSLLKDSVADYVWLTPMSPHGPPRRCR; the protein is encoded by the coding sequence ATGGTTCGCGCGCTCCGTCGTCGGGTATTCTCCGCCGCGTTCCTGCTCCTCTGGCTGCTGCTCACCCAGTCCCTTCTCCCGTGGGCGGCGGAACCGTCCTCCGAGTCGGGCGACTCGCTGCCGCTGTTTCGGGAATGGCAGGTCTGGGAGGTGAAGAGCGGCAAGCCGATTCCCTTCGAACAGCTCGCCCCGGATCTGGCGGCCGTGGACGTCATCTACCTGGGCGAAGAGCACCATAATCGGTGGCATATCGAAGCGGCGCTCCTCGTCCTCCGGAGCCTCCTGGATCGGGGGCGCCGGCCGATCCTGGCGGTGGAGATGTTCGGCTGGGACGGGCAGGAGGCCCTGGACCGGTACCTGGCGGACCCGAGCGAGGCGCGGGATCGGTTCCTGCGGGAGTCTCTGTGGGAGCAGAACTGGGGCGGTGCCTTCGAGGACTATGAGCCGCTGGTCCGTCTGGCGCGGGAACAGCGGCTGGCCGTCCTGGCGCTCAATCCCCCCAAGTCCCTCGTCCGCAAGGTGGCGATGCAGGGCCTGTCCCGCGCCAAGGACGATCCGGAGATGGCGCGGTGGGGCATGAAGGAGGAGGTCCTAGTCGAGGAGCCGGCCTATCGGGAGATCATCGTCAACCAACTGCGGCTCTGCCACGGCGGGATGGCCGACGACGCCTACGAGCGGATGTACGAGGCCTCGGTCTTTCGCGATGAGGGCATGGCCAAGACCATCGCCGATCGGCTGAAGGCCGCTGGAGCTGCGCAACAGACGGAGCCGCTCGGCCCGATCGTCAGCTACACGGGCAGCGGCCACATCCAGTATCGCCTGCCGGTGCCCGACCGGGTCAGCCGGCGGGCCGAGTCGGTCCGACAGGTCACCATCTATTTGTCGTCGTACGATCCCTCCCGCGCCGAAGAGATCCGGTCGCTGCTCAAAGACTCGGTGGCGGATTACGTCTGGCTGACGCCGATGAGCCCCCACGGTCCGCCCCGCCGCTGCCGGTGA
- a CDS encoding CDGSH iron-sulfur domain-containing protein produces MADQVVVAQRTPYVLEVEPGKYWWCRCGRSKTQPFCDGSHTGTEFAPVEVEFRERKRVAFCGCKHTKKPPFCDGTHSRI; encoded by the coding sequence ATGGCCGATCAGGTGGTGGTTGCCCAGCGGACGCCGTACGTGCTGGAGGTGGAGCCGGGCAAGTATTGGTGGTGCCGGTGCGGACGGTCGAAAACGCAGCCGTTTTGCGACGGGTCCCACACGGGCACGGAGTTCGCGCCGGTCGAAGTCGAGTTCAGGGAACGAAAGCGGGTCGCCTTCTGCGGATGCAAGCACACAAAAAAGCCGCCCTTCTGCGACGGCACGCATTCGAGGATTTAG
- a CDS encoding DNA-3-methyladenine glycosylase 2 family protein encodes MQTLIARVGPCTLRPRRHHFATLCDSIVSQQLSIVVAEVIYDRFVTLYPKRRPTPETVAATPLRRLKAVGLSGQKASYLKDLAAGFLDGRVQPRRLGRQSNEEVIAALTSVHGIGRWTAEMFLIFSLNRPDVLPVDDLGIRKAIQRWYGFKTLPAARTIKRLGEPWHPYESVASWYLWRSLRLPSASASPMGERRR; translated from the coding sequence ATGCAGACCCTCATCGCCCGGGTCGGGCCCTGCACGTTGCGGCCGCGGCGTCACCACTTCGCGACCCTCTGTGATTCGATCGTCTCCCAGCAGCTCTCCATCGTCGTGGCCGAGGTGATCTACGACCGGTTCGTGACGCTCTATCCGAAGCGGCGTCCCACGCCGGAGACGGTCGCCGCGACGCCGCTTCGGCGCCTGAAGGCCGTGGGCCTGTCCGGTCAGAAGGCGAGCTATCTGAAGGACTTGGCGGCGGGCTTCCTGGACGGACGGGTTCAGCCCCGGCGGCTGGGGCGCCAGTCGAACGAAGAGGTCATCGCGGCGCTCACCTCGGTCCACGGGATCGGCCGATGGACGGCGGAGATGTTCCTCATCTTCTCGCTCAACCGGCCGGACGTGCTGCCGGTGGACGACTTGGGGATCAGGAAGGCGATCCAGCGCTGGTACGGGTTCAAGACCCTGCCGGCCGCCAGGACCATCAAAAGGCTCGGGGAGCCCTGGCATCCCTACGAGAGCGTCGCCTCCTGGTACCTCTGGCGAAGCCTGCGGCTGCCTAGCGCTTCCGCTTCCCCGATGGGGGAGCGGCGAAGGTGA
- a CDS encoding type II toxin-antitoxin system PemK/MazF family toxin produces the protein MIDCDHGDVVLVNFVFSDESGVKRRPALVLSVPRYHQKRRETIVAAITSNVSRILFGDFKLNDWRQSGLLHPSVVTGVVRTIKQDMIHRKLGSASESDFQEVRQRLREVFDL, from the coding sequence ATGATCGACTGTGATCACGGCGATGTCGTGCTGGTGAATTTCGTCTTCTCCGACGAAAGCGGTGTCAAGCGCCGGCCGGCTCTGGTGCTGAGCGTCCCCCGCTACCATCAGAAGCGCCGCGAAACCATCGTGGCGGCGATCACCAGCAATGTCAGTCGAATCCTCTTTGGGGATTTCAAGCTGAACGACTGGCGCCAATCCGGCCTCCTGCACCCGTCCGTTGTGACCGGAGTGGTCAGGACGATCAAACAGGATATGATCCATCGAAAACTTGGGTCGGCTTCTGAAAGCGATTTCCAAGAGGTCCGTCAACGGCTGCGCGAGGTGTTCGATCTGTAA